The following are encoded together in the Chloroflexota bacterium genome:
- a CDS encoding glycosyltransferase family 4 protein produces the protein MKRVLHITHLYPKPYDPMLGITMHHQVKTLQEFGWFSKVIAPVPWSPFPVNRFSQKWEAYSRVPRYDVIEGIEVYYPRYLAFPKAWFFTISARFMYFSILSVAKKIREAFSFDLIHAHMALPDGFAAMLLSELFGIPFVVTYQATDTDITLQRGTGCASMLHTVFKSAAAVISPSPRLTQDFVALFGFKPTDVPYGIYLEDIVDAPSSFPLTKYQDKRVLLSVSRLLPTKGIDLVLRALPYLVQKYDNLQYVIVGDGGERVKLEEMTRDLNLTQYVDFIGWVPHERAMEYMARADVFTLPSWQETFGLVYIEAMAHGKPIVAVKGQGVDGIVRHGETGLLVKPRDVNALVKAIDFLFSHPEEARAMGKRARKLVLENYTWEKNAEKTIKVYEEVLNGA, from the coding sequence ATGAAGAGAGTGCTTCATATCACGCATCTATACCCGAAACCATACGATCCAATGCTGGGTATTACAATGCATCATCAAGTCAAAACTTTGCAAGAATTTGGGTGGTTCTCCAAAGTCATAGCGCCTGTCCCGTGGTCTCCTTTCCCTGTAAATCGCTTTTCTCAGAAGTGGGAGGCTTATTCTAGGGTCCCAAGGTATGATGTAATTGAGGGAATAGAAGTATACTATCCCCGCTATTTGGCTTTTCCTAAAGCGTGGTTTTTTACGATATCGGCTCGCTTTATGTACTTTAGTATTTTGTCCGTTGCGAAAAAGATAAGGGAGGCGTTCTCTTTTGACTTGATACATGCCCACATGGCTTTACCCGATGGCTTTGCCGCGATGTTACTGAGTGAGCTGTTTGGAATCCCTTTTGTCGTCACCTACCAAGCCACCGACACGGATATTACATTACAACGGGGCACAGGCTGCGCCAGCATGTTGCATACAGTGTTCAAATCCGCCGCGGCCGTTATTTCCCCAAGCCCCCGTCTTACTCAAGACTTTGTCGCTCTTTTTGGTTTTAAGCCTACAGATGTGCCTTATGGAATCTATCTAGAGGATATTGTGGATGCGCCGTCTTCTTTTCCTTTGACAAAGTATCAAGATAAGCGAGTATTGTTAAGTGTGTCTCGATTGCTTCCCACAAAGGGTATCGATTTAGTTCTTAGAGCCTTGCCTTATTTAGTGCAAAAATATGATAATTTGCAGTATGTAATTGTGGGAGATGGGGGAGAACGTGTGAAATTAGAAGAAATGACACGAGATTTAAATCTAACCCAGTATGTCGACTTCATAGGGTGGGTACCGCACGAAAGAGCGATGGAATATATGGCTCGTGCTGACGTTTTTACCTTGCCCAGTTGGCAGGAAACTTTTGGATTGGTTTACATTGAAGCAATGGCGCACGGAAAACCTATTGTGGCGGTCAAAGGACAAGGGGTTGATGGTATCGTGAGACATGGTGAAACGGGGCTCCTTGTGAAACCGCGCGATGTAAACGCCCTCGTTAAAGCCATAGATTTTCTCTTTAGTCACCCAGAGGAAGCACGAGCCATGGGCAAACGAGCCCGCAAACTTGTTCTGGAAAACTACACTTGGGAGAAAAATGCTGAAAAGACAATCAAAGTTTATGAAGAGGTGTTGAATGGCGCCTAA
- a CDS encoding glycosyltransferase, with translation MAPKVCVLTTVHPPFDTRIFHKEARTLVAAGYDVALIAQHKENGVVDGVKVVALPKPKNRVTRIFGLTWTAFRLALGQRADVYHFHDPELIPLGLALKILTSARVVYDIHEDYPRQILSKPWIPFAFRKPIAWGMGLLERLAAGCFDGLVAATPGIARRFPPSKTVIVRNFPCVEELTFDQEEAIPYPERPHWVVYVGGIASVRGAIEMVKAIAQAKTPAQLVFAGRFESATLQDTLTSFPGWQRTRFLGWLGRPQVRDLLGKARVGLVLLHPLPRYREAWPVKLFEYMAAGIPFVASDFPLWRELGEGAGLFVDPLDPSAIAQAIDWLLAHPEEAEAMGQRGRERVLKEYNWDAEAQKLLKLYERLLP, from the coding sequence ATGGCGCCTAAGGTGTGCGTTTTAACCACCGTCCATCCTCCTTTCGACACCCGCATCTTCCACAAAGAGGCGCGGACTTTGGTCGCAGCAGGCTATGACGTAGCGCTAATTGCTCAGCACAAAGAAAATGGGGTTGTAGATGGTGTAAAGGTTGTCGCTCTCCCTAAACCGAAAAACAGGGTTACCCGCATTTTCGGCCTCACCTGGACTGCCTTCCGCCTGGCGCTGGGGCAAAGGGCAGATGTGTATCACTTCCACGATCCCGAATTGATACCCTTGGGACTGGCACTCAAGATCCTGACATCTGCACGGGTAGTGTACGATATCCACGAAGACTACCCCCGTCAGATTCTCTCCAAGCCGTGGATACCTTTTGCATTCCGCAAGCCCATCGCCTGGGGGATGGGGCTGTTGGAACGCCTGGCAGCCGGGTGCTTCGACGGTTTGGTTGCCGCCACGCCGGGAATTGCTCGCCGTTTTCCCCCTTCCAAAACCGTGATTGTGCGCAATTTTCCCTGTGTAGAGGAATTAACCTTCGATCAGGAGGAAGCGATTCCGTACCCTGAACGCCCCCACTGGGTGGTTTACGTGGGTGGAATTGCTTCTGTTCGCGGTGCAATTGAAATGGTCAAGGCTATAGCACAGGCAAAGACACCTGCTCAACTTGTATTCGCGGGGCGTTTTGAATCGGCAACTTTGCAAGACACTTTGACGTCTTTTCCAGGGTGGCAGCGCACTCGTTTCTTGGGGTGGTTGGGCCGCCCCCAGGTGAGGGATTTATTGGGAAAGGCGCGTGTGGGATTGGTGCTTCTCCATCCTCTTCCAAGGTATCGGGAAGCCTGGCCTGTCAAACTCTTTGAGTACATGGCCGCGGGCATTCCCTTTGTGGCTTCTGATTTCCCCCTCTGGCGCGAACTGGGTGAAGGCGCGGGGTTGTTCGTTGACCCTTTAGACCCATCGGCCATCGCCCAGGCCATCGACTGGCTACTTGCCCACCCTGAAGAGGCCGAGGCCATGGGCCAGCGGGGGCGTGAACGGGTTCTGAAGGAGTACAATTGGGATGCTGAGGCCCAAAAACTTTTGAAGTTGTATGAGAGGCTTTTGCCGTGA
- a CDS encoding UDP-N-acetylglucosamine 2-epimerase (non-hydrolyzing), translating to MSVVGARPQFVKAAVVSRALQQRPEVQEALLHTGQHYDKNMSQVFFEELEIPQPEYNLGIGGGTHGQNTGRMIEAIEAVLLQERPDWVLVYGDTDSTLAGALAAVKLHIPIAHVEAGLRSFNRQMPEEINRVLTDHAADLLFAPTQTAVANLQREGIPAKRIAMVGDVMYDAALYYATKAEQRSRILSALGFAPRGYILATVHRAENTDAPERLRAIVVALERVAQEIPVVLPLHPRTRKALEAHSLWGNIQHIRLIDPVGYLDMVMLEKHARLIATDSGGVQKEAYFHRVPCVTLRAETEWVELVETGWNVLLPPISAEAVWRGILSRLDRPGQAGALYGDGHAAERIVQSLWGARP from the coding sequence GTGTCGGTCGTCGGCGCTCGCCCCCAATTCGTCAAGGCCGCGGTGGTGTCGCGGGCTTTGCAGCAACGCCCCGAGGTGCAGGAGGCCCTGCTCCATACGGGGCAGCACTATGATAAGAATATGAGCCAGGTCTTCTTTGAAGAACTGGAAATTCCTCAGCCGGAATATAACCTGGGCATTGGCGGCGGAACGCATGGCCAGAATACCGGGCGGATGATAGAGGCGATCGAGGCGGTGCTTCTTCAGGAGCGCCCCGATTGGGTGCTGGTGTACGGTGACACCGATAGCACCCTGGCGGGCGCGCTGGCTGCAGTCAAACTGCACATTCCCATCGCGCATGTGGAAGCCGGGTTGCGCTCCTTCAACCGCCAGATGCCCGAAGAGATCAACCGGGTGCTCACCGACCATGCTGCCGATCTGCTCTTTGCCCCGACCCAAACGGCGGTGGCCAACCTGCAGCGGGAAGGCATCCCTGCAAAGCGTATCGCGATGGTGGGGGACGTGATGTACGATGCCGCCCTGTACTATGCCACTAAGGCGGAGCAGCGCTCGCGCATTCTCTCTGCCCTGGGGTTTGCGCCGCGGGGGTACATCCTTGCTACCGTCCATCGGGCGGAAAACACCGACGCCCCTGAACGGCTGCGGGCCATTGTCGTAGCCCTGGAGCGGGTGGCGCAGGAAATCCCGGTGGTGCTGCCTCTTCACCCGCGTACCCGCAAAGCCCTGGAAGCCCACAGTCTGTGGGGAAATATCCAGCACATCCGCCTGATCGACCCCGTAGGCTATCTGGACATGGTGATGCTGGAAAAGCACGCCCGGCTCATTGCCACTGATTCGGGTGGTGTGCAGAAGGAGGCTTACTTCCACCGGGTGCCCTGCGTGACCTTGCGCGCCGAGACGGAGTGGGTGGAGCTGGTAGAGACGGGCTGGAACGTACTCCTTCCGCCCATTTCAGCGGAAGCGGTCTGGCGGGGGATCCTTTCCCGCCTGGATCGCCCTGGTCAGGCTGGGGCACTGTATGGCGATGGCCACGCGGCCGAGAGGATCGTGCAATCCTTGTGGGGGGCCCGGCCATGA
- a CDS encoding glycosyltransferase WbuB, translated as MKVWLVNHYALPPQRSGGTRHYSLARGLIRRGHDVTLIASSVDYMRRQESHLAPGEQARLEIQDEVPFLWLRTPPYQGNSLRRVANMLAFARRVRTVVPRRLARPDVIVGSTPHLFGAWAAYRLARRLGVPFVLEVRDLWPQTLIDLGGFSPYHPFILLLAALERTLYRRAHAIVSLLPGGPDYIAQKVGRQEGVFWIPNGVDFSLIPDPVPPPPGEPFVVMYAGAHGLANGLDVALAAARQLQQQGWGERVQFRFVGDGPEKARLMAQAAAWRLTNVQFEPPVSKAEIYHYLQEAGAFLLIVRKSSLYQWGFSMNKLFDYLAMARPIIISNVSKYNPVKKDQAGIVVPPDDPDALARAIQQLAQTSPEERWAMGLRGRAYVEQEHNLDRLAERLEQVLQYAQTAL; from the coding sequence ATGAAGGTCTGGCTGGTCAATCACTATGCCCTGCCGCCGCAACGCTCCGGCGGCACCCGGCATTACTCTCTGGCCCGAGGGTTGATCCGCCGCGGACACGATGTCACGTTGATTGCCTCCAGCGTGGACTATATGCGGCGCCAGGAAAGCCATTTGGCTCCAGGTGAGCAGGCTCGCCTGGAGATTCAGGATGAAGTACCTTTCCTTTGGCTACGTACTCCCCCTTACCAGGGCAATTCCTTGCGCCGGGTGGCGAATATGTTGGCCTTTGCCAGGCGGGTGCGCACCGTCGTGCCCCGCCGCCTGGCGCGCCCCGACGTCATCGTTGGCTCCACCCCCCATCTCTTTGGGGCCTGGGCGGCTTACCGCCTGGCCCGTCGTCTGGGCGTTCCTTTCGTGTTGGAAGTGCGGGACCTGTGGCCGCAGACTTTGATTGATTTGGGCGGTTTTTCCCCCTACCATCCCTTCATCTTGCTCCTGGCTGCCCTGGAGCGGACGCTGTATCGCCGCGCCCATGCCATCGTCTCCCTGCTTCCGGGAGGCCCGGACTATATCGCCCAAAAGGTGGGGCGGCAAGAGGGGGTGTTCTGGATTCCCAATGGCGTGGACTTTTCTCTGATCCCTGATCCGGTTCCCCCGCCACCTGGTGAGCCTTTCGTAGTGATGTACGCCGGTGCCCATGGTCTGGCCAATGGCCTGGACGTGGCTCTGGCGGCTGCCCGCCAACTTCAGCAACAGGGCTGGGGGGAGCGAGTGCAGTTTCGCTTTGTGGGCGATGGCCCGGAAAAGGCGCGCCTGATGGCGCAGGCCGCAGCGTGGCGGCTCACCAATGTACAATTCGAGCCGCCGGTGTCTAAAGCGGAGATATATCATTATTTGCAGGAGGCAGGTGCCTTTTTGTTAATTGTGAGAAAATCTTCCTTGTATCAGTGGGGGTTCAGCATGAACAAACTTTTCGACTATTTAGCAATGGCGCGGCCCATTATCATCTCAAATGTCAGTAAATATAATCCTGTAAAGAAGGATCAGGCAGGTATCGTTGTGCCTCCCGACGACCCCGACGCACTGGCCCGGGCTATCCAGCAACTGGCACAGACGTCTCCCGAGGAGCGCTGGGCTATGGGGCTGCGTGGCCGCGCCTATGTGGAGCAAGAGCACAACCTGGACCGGCTGGCCGAACGCCTGGAGCAGGTGCTACAATATGCCCAAACCGCGTTATAA
- a CDS encoding sugar transferase, translating to MPKPRYNPTFKRLLDVIVASVALLVLAPLLLVLALLIRWKLGTPILFRQRRPGLHGKPFILYKFRTMTDAHDALGNLLPDEQRLTRLGRFLRSTSLDELPELWNVLKGDMSLVGPRPLLMEYLPLYTPEQFRRHEVKPGMTGWAQIHGRNALTWEERFALDVWYVDHLSLWLDMKILALTLWKVLMQEGISHPGSKTMPKFTGSSRRET from the coding sequence ATGCCCAAACCGCGTTATAACCCTACTTTCAAACGGTTGCTGGATGTCATCGTGGCTTCGGTAGCCTTGCTGGTGCTGGCGCCATTGTTGCTTGTCCTTGCATTGCTCATCCGTTGGAAGTTGGGCACACCCATCCTCTTCCGCCAGCGCCGCCCTGGCTTGCACGGCAAACCTTTTATCCTTTACAAGTTCCGCACCATGACCGACGCGCACGATGCGCTGGGCAACCTTCTGCCCGACGAGCAGCGTCTTACCCGCCTGGGGCGCTTCCTGCGCAGCACCAGCCTGGACGAACTGCCGGAACTGTGGAATGTCCTCAAGGGAGACATGAGCCTGGTAGGGCCTCGTCCACTACTTATGGAGTACCTGCCCCTGTACACCCCCGAACAGTTCCGGCGTCACGAGGTCAAACCGGGAATGACTGGCTGGGCACAGATCCACGGGCGCAACGCGCTGACATGGGAAGAGCGCTTTGCCCTGGACGTCTGGTACGTGGACCATCTCTCATTGTGGCTGGACATGAAAATTCTGGCCCTGACGCTTTGGAAAGTGTTGATGCAGGAAGGGATTTCCCACCCTGGCAGCAAAACCATGCCTAAATTTACAGGAAGCAGCCGCCGTGAAACCTGA
- a CDS encoding acetyltransferase, translating to MKPERILLIGAGGHAQVIADALMAMQTTGAEIEIVGFLDDDPALQGQMLMGLPILGPLAVWRQIAHDALIVAIGHNATRARLHRAFRAAGARFFTARHPQAVIAPGVSLGEGTVVMAGVVVNTGSIIGEGVILNTGCTVDHHNRIGAFAHIAPGAHLAGEVSVGEGALIGVGAAVIPQQRIGSWAVVGAGGVVVREVPPETTVVGIPARPFAAREET from the coding sequence GTGAAACCTGAAAGAATCCTTCTGATTGGAGCAGGCGGCCACGCGCAGGTCATCGCCGATGCCCTGATGGCAATGCAGACCACGGGCGCAGAGATTGAAATTGTCGGTTTTTTGGATGATGACCCTGCTTTACAAGGCCAAATGCTGATGGGGTTACCTATCTTAGGCCCCCTTGCTGTCTGGCGGCAGATAGCGCACGATGCGCTGATCGTTGCCATTGGACACAACGCTACGCGGGCGCGTTTACACCGAGCATTTCGCGCCGCAGGGGCCCGCTTTTTTACGGCCCGGCACCCACAAGCCGTGATCGCCCCCGGTGTTTCTCTGGGCGAAGGCACGGTGGTGATGGCGGGGGTGGTCGTCAATACAGGCAGCATAATTGGCGAGGGGGTTATCCTCAACACGGGATGTACTGTCGATCACCACAACCGCATCGGTGCTTTTGCACACATTGCCCCTGGGGCGCACTTAGCCGGTGAAGTCAGTGTAGGGGAAGGTGCTTTGATTGGTGTGGGCGCGGCTGTGATTCCACAACAACGCATCGGCTCTTGGGCTGTAGTGGGGGCCGGAGGAGTAGTCGTGCGCGAGGTGCCCCCTGAAACGACGGTGGTTGGCATACCGGCGCGGCCTTTCGCGGCGCGCGAGGAGACATAA
- a CDS encoding aminotransferase class I/II-fold pyridoxal phosphate-dependent enzyme, with protein sequence MANPRLYLSPPHMSGLEWEFLKEAFESGWIAPLGPQVEAFEQEFAAKVGAKHALALSAGTAAIHLALIHLGVGPGDEVFVSTLTFAASANPIVYQGARPVFIDSERTSWNIDPDLLEDALKRKARAGKLPKAVIVVHLYGQPANMDAIMEICQRYHIPVVEDAAEALGATYKGHSPGTFGAAGIFSFNGNKIITTSGGGMLVSDDAAFIAHARKLATQAREPAPHYEHKEIGYNYRMSNILAAIGRGQLRVLDERVRQKREIFTAYKQALEDIPGLNFMPEAPWGRATRWLTVITIDPKEFGATREDIRLALEAENIEARPVWKPMHLQPVYQACEYIGRGISDNLFANGLCLPSGTQLTSTDIERVVSVIRKVHFNRPSQ encoded by the coding sequence ATGGCAAACCCTCGACTGTACCTTTCCCCTCCTCACATGTCGGGGCTGGAATGGGAGTTCCTCAAAGAGGCTTTCGAAAGCGGCTGGATTGCACCGCTTGGCCCCCAGGTAGAAGCCTTTGAACAGGAATTCGCGGCGAAGGTGGGGGCAAAACACGCTTTGGCTCTTAGCGCAGGCACTGCAGCCATTCATCTGGCATTGATTCACCTGGGCGTAGGGCCGGGGGATGAAGTCTTCGTTTCTACACTGACCTTCGCTGCCAGCGCCAACCCCATCGTGTACCAGGGGGCACGGCCAGTCTTCATCGATAGCGAGCGCACTTCCTGGAACATAGACCCTGATCTGTTGGAAGACGCTCTCAAACGCAAAGCCAGAGCAGGAAAATTACCCAAAGCGGTGATTGTCGTCCATCTTTACGGTCAACCGGCCAATATGGACGCGATCATGGAAATTTGTCAACGCTATCATATCCCTGTGGTGGAAGACGCTGCAGAGGCATTGGGGGCGACTTACAAAGGGCATTCACCAGGCACTTTTGGTGCGGCGGGTATTTTCTCCTTCAACGGGAACAAAATTATTACCACTTCTGGCGGGGGCATGTTGGTTTCCGACGATGCAGCATTCATTGCTCATGCACGCAAACTCGCAACCCAGGCCCGAGAGCCCGCCCCCCATTATGAACACAAGGAAATTGGATACAATTACCGTATGAGCAACATCCTGGCTGCAATAGGACGGGGGCAACTGCGGGTATTGGATGAGCGAGTTCGACAGAAACGGGAAATTTTTACTGCCTATAAGCAAGCCCTTGAAGACATTCCTGGCCTGAATTTCATGCCCGAGGCCCCGTGGGGGCGTGCAACCCGCTGGTTGACCGTTATCACCATCGACCCGAAGGAATTCGGAGCGACGCGCGAAGACATCCGTTTGGCGTTAGAAGCCGAGAATATCGAAGCCCGCCCTGTGTGGAAACCCATGCACTTGCAACCTGTATATCAAGCCTGCGAATACATTGGTCGGGGAATCTCCGATAATCTCTTTGCGAATGGGCTTTGTTTGCCCTCTGGGACCCAATTGACTTCCACAGATATTGAAAGGGTGGTTTCCGTGATTCGCAAAGTTCATTTCAACCGACCAAGCCAATAG
- a CDS encoding winged helix-turn-helix domain-containing protein, with protein MPVWRKRNQAEYERMAALIQENPGIRPAALAQRLGVARSTVQRRLPSLEEMGYLLYEDQSGRLFFWRKVKR; from the coding sequence ATGCCTGTTTGGCGAAAACGAAACCAGGCCGAATATGAACGGATGGCCGCACTCATTCAGGAAAACCCCGGCATCAGGCCGGCTGCCCTGGCACAGCGCCTGGGGGTTGCCCGTTCTACGGTGCAAAGGCGCCTGCCATCTCTGGAAGAGATGGGATACCTGCTGTACGAAGACCAGAGCGGTCGCCTCTTTTTCTGGCGGAAGGTGAAACGATAA